GCCCGCGTCGAGGACCTGCTGCGCCGGCACGGCTACCGCAGGCGCCCCGCGGCCCCCGGCACCCGGGCCGCCCTGCTCGACCTGGTCTTCAACAACCTGGACAGCCCCTGGGCCGTGGAGATCATCCGCGGGGTGGAGGAGGTCGCGCACGCGGCCGGCGTCGGCACGGTGGTGTCGGCCATCCACGGGCGGTCGGGCGACGCCCGCGAGTGGATGCGCAACCTCCGGGCCCGGGCCTCGGACGGCGTCATCCTGGTCACGTCGGCGTTGGAGCCGATGCTGCACGAGGAGCTGCGGTTCCTCGGTGTGCCACTGGTGGTCGTCGACCCGGCGGGCTCCCCCGCCCTGGACGCGCCCACGATCGGCGCCGCCAACTGGTCGGGCGGCATGGCGGCCACCGCGCACCTGCTGTCGCTGGGCCACCGTCGGATCGGCCTCATCGCGGGCCCGCCGCGTCTCCTCTGCTCCCGGGCGAGGCTGGACGGCTACCGCGCCGCGCTGGAGGGGGCCGGCATCGCGATGGACGCCTCCCTCGTCGTCCCCGGCGACTTCCGCCCCGAGTCCGGCTTCGCCGCCTGCAACACCCTGCTCGACCTGCCCGAGCCGCCGACCGCCGTGTTCGCGGCCAGCGACCAGATGGCCCTCGGCGCGATCGAGGCACTGCGCCGGCGCGGGCTTCGGGTGCCGCAGGACATGAGCGTGGTGGGTTTCGACGACCTCCCGGAAGTCCGCTGGTCGGCTCCGCCGCTGACGACGGTCCGCCAGCCCCTGGCCGACATGGGCAAACTGGCCGTCCGCACGGTCCTGCGCCTCACCCGCGACGAGCAGCCGGACTCGCCACGGGTGGAGTTGGGCACCGACCTGGTGATCCGGGCCAGCACGGCACCCCCGGCGACACGCACCTGAACGGCCCACACACCACAGCCAGGCCAAGACCGGCACCGCCCCGCACCCGCACGGTCGGCAGCCCTGCGACGGCGCCCCGCCGCCCCCCGACGGCAGGGCGCCACCAGCCCCGCTACCTCCCCCCGAGCGCCTCACGCAGCGCGAAGTACGCCGGCTTCCGCCGCAGTTCCTCGTCCCACGGCAGGGCCGCGCCCTCGCCCGGGAAGAACGCGGGGATCCAGGAGTACTTGTCGGTGTAGTCCCACAGGGTGATGCCCACGCACCGGCGGACCGCCAGGCACGCCTCGGTCAGGTCGCCGTACCACTCGGCCTGCTGGGCCAGCTTCTCCTCGGTCGCGGGCAGCTGCATCCGGATGTCGACCTCGGTGAGCGCGGTGTCGAGGCCGAGCCGGGAGAAGCGGCGGAGGTTGTCCTCCAGCGTGGTGGGATAGCCGTACTGGAGCGCCAGATGGGCCTGGAGACCGATGCCGTGCAGCGGGACGCGGTCGGCCTTCAGCTCCTTGGCCAGCTGGTAGTACGCGTCGCTCTTCGGGCCGATCGCCTCGATGTTGTAGTCGTTGAGGTACAGCTTGACGCGCGGATCGGCCTGGTGGGCCCAGCGCAGCGCGTCGGCGATGTACCCGGGCCCGAGCGTCTTGTAGAAGATCGTCTCGCGGTACGTGCCGTCCTCGTTGAACGCCTCGTTGACGACGTCCCAGGCGAAGACCTTGCCCCGGTAGTGCCGTACCTCCGTCTGGATGTGCTTCTTCAGCACGGCCCGCAGCTCGGGGGCCGTCCACTCCCGCTCCGTGAGCCAGCCGGGCAGCTGGCTGTGCCAGACGAGCGTGTGGCCGCGCACCTTCTGCCGGTTGGCACGGGCGAGGTCCACGATCTCGTCGCCCTGGGAGAAGTCGAACACGCCCTGCTGGGGCTCGGTCGCGTACCACTTCATGCCGTTGCCGGGGGTGATCTGGTCGAACTCGCGGCCGAGCAGCGCCTTGTACGGCTCGTCGACGAGCTCGGGGTTGTCGGTCGCGCTG
This genomic stretch from Streptomyces sp. Go-475 harbors:
- a CDS encoding endo-1,4-beta-xylanase; protein product: MRTTATRLRLAGALAAALMLGGIATGPSAQAEERHGKERTLAELAQRHGRYFGSATDNPELVDEPYKALLGREFDQITPGNGMKWYATEPQQGVFDFSQGDEIVDLARANRQKVRGHTLVWHSQLPGWLTEREWTAPELRAVLKKHIQTEVRHYRGKVFAWDVVNEAFNEDGTYRETIFYKTLGPGYIADALRWAHQADPRVKLYLNDYNIEAIGPKSDAYYQLAKELKADRVPLHGIGLQAHLALQYGYPTTLEDNLRRFSRLGLDTALTEVDIRMQLPATEEKLAQQAEWYGDLTEACLAVRRCVGITLWDYTDKYSWIPAFFPGEGAALPWDEELRRKPAYFALREALGGR
- a CDS encoding LacI family DNA-binding transcriptional regulator gives rise to the protein MAAREADAEGRVTITEIARQAGVSVPTVSRVVNGRSDVSPQTRARVEDLLRRHGYRRRPAAPGTRAALLDLVFNNLDSPWAVEIIRGVEEVAHAAGVGTVVSAIHGRSGDAREWMRNLRARASDGVILVTSALEPMLHEELRFLGVPLVVVDPAGSPALDAPTIGAANWSGGMAATAHLLSLGHRRIGLIAGPPRLLCSRARLDGYRAALEGAGIAMDASLVVPGDFRPESGFAACNTLLDLPEPPTAVFAASDQMALGAIEALRRRGLRVPQDMSVVGFDDLPEVRWSAPPLTTVRQPLADMGKLAVRTVLRLTRDEQPDSPRVELGTDLVIRASTAPPATRT